A stretch of the Porifericola rhodea genome encodes the following:
- a CDS encoding Gfo/Idh/MocA family protein — MNQLQAKSERESGRRKFVKSSLAALAGVSLVPRHVLGGPNFTAPSDKFNLAYIGTGRQGRGALFQNFIKIPEVQVVAACDVDSQKLEAFQKKVATYYSENNGRSSSEMIDGYKDFREMLERKDIDGVIVATPDHWHALTSIAAANAKKHVYCEKPLSLTISEGRAMVDAARDNNIVLQTGSMQRSWSDFHRAAELVANGYIGDIQQVVVSVGGPPDECEQADEATPDYLDWDMWLGPAPSRGYSSHFAPPITWDGWPRWRYCKYYGGGLMTDWGAHMFDIAQWALGKDQSGPVEILPPDGKDVKVLTYIYDNGIPMTREDFGKGNAVRFVGTEGTIEVSRQFLNVPDNIKHQSIGLNDTHLYHSVNHYQDWLNCIKTGEKPICDVEIGHRTASVCNIGNIAYELGRPLKWDPKKEEFKGDKEANAMRSRKMRGSWKV, encoded by the coding sequence ATGAATCAATTACAAGCAAAGTCCGAGCGAGAGAGCGGACGCAGAAAATTTGTAAAATCTTCCTTAGCTGCGTTAGCTGGTGTCAGTCTGGTACCTCGCCATGTTTTAGGAGGTCCAAACTTTACAGCGCCAAGCGATAAATTTAATCTTGCCTATATTGGTACCGGCAGACAAGGCCGTGGGGCTCTTTTCCAGAATTTCATAAAGATTCCTGAAGTACAAGTTGTTGCAGCTTGTGATGTAGACAGCCAGAAACTGGAAGCTTTTCAAAAAAAAGTAGCTACCTACTATAGTGAAAATAATGGTAGATCATCTTCTGAAATGATTGATGGTTACAAAGACTTCCGCGAGATGCTGGAACGTAAAGATATAGATGGTGTAATTGTAGCTACACCAGACCACTGGCATGCCCTTACATCTATAGCTGCTGCCAATGCAAAAAAACACGTATACTGTGAAAAGCCTCTATCTCTTACCATTAGCGAAGGACGTGCTATGGTAGATGCCGCCCGCGATAATAATATTGTGCTACAAACGGGTAGCATGCAACGCTCATGGTCAGATTTTCATAGAGCAGCCGAGCTGGTAGCCAACGGCTATATTGGAGACATACAACAAGTGGTAGTAAGTGTAGGTGGCCCGCCCGACGAATGCGAACAAGCTGATGAAGCTACACCTGATTACCTTGACTGGGATATGTGGCTAGGACCAGCGCCCTCAAGAGGATATAGCTCTCATTTTGCCCCTCCTATTACTTGGGATGGCTGGCCTCGCTGGCGCTACTGCAAGTATTACGGTGGAGGACTTATGACCGACTGGGGAGCTCATATGTTTGACATTGCGCAGTGGGCACTTGGCAAAGATCAATCAGGTCCGGTAGAAATTTTACCCCCCGATGGTAAAGATGTTAAAGTGCTTACCTACATCTATGACAATGGCATACCCATGACCAGAGAAGATTTTGGCAAAGGCAATGCCGTTCGTTTTGTGGGTACCGAAGGGACTATAGAAGTTAGTCGTCAGTTCCTGAATGTGCCTGATAACATAAAACATCAGTCTATTGGGTTAAACGATACCCACCTCTACCACAGTGTCAATCACTATCAGGACTGGCTGAACTGCATCAAAACAGGAGAAAAGCCCATTTGCGATGTGGAAATAGGGCATCGTACCGCATCGGTATGTAACATCGGTAACATCGCCTATGAGTTAGGCAGGCCCTTAAAGTGGGACCCTAAAAAAGAAGAGTTTAAAGGTGATAAAGAAGCGAATGCTATGCGCTCCAGAAAAATGAGAGGCTCCTGGAAGGTCTAA
- a CDS encoding DUF4212 domain-containing protein, with translation MNNNKMQAYWKNNIKYLLILLSIWFVCSYGFGILLADQLNQIKMGGFKLGFWFAQQGSIYIFVVLIFIYVWLMNRLDKKYEVDEE, from the coding sequence ATGAACAACAACAAGATGCAGGCTTATTGGAAGAACAACATCAAATACCTGCTTATTTTGCTATCTATATGGTTTGTCTGCTCGTATGGTTTCGGAATTTTACTTGCAGATCAGCTTAACCAGATAAAAATGGGAGGATTTAAACTAGGCTTTTGGTTTGCCCAGCAGGGATCTATCTACATTTTCGTCGTTCTTATTTTTATTTATGTCTGGCTTATGAACCGACTTGACAAAAAATACGAGGTAGACGAAGAATAA
- a CDS encoding N-formylglutamate amidohydrolase — MVHIEINTGESPIVAAAIHNGHMIRPELLPYLNLHESERLREEDPYTTQWLEISDNTIKVHNSRFEVDVNRPRDKAVYARPEDSWGLHVWKEEVPDEIMEKSLNIYDNFYRQIADHFDQLLLKHEWLIVYDFHSYNFRREGVDRYASPEENPEINIGTRNMERQLWGPVVDTLIDCFRTYNFEGRHLDVRENVKFKGGYFSQWIYENYGERVCPLAIEVKKFFMNEWTGEANEEQLKHLKELFISSMLPVRRAAESLFKVSTV; from the coding sequence ATGGTACACATAGAAATAAATACAGGAGAAAGCCCGATAGTGGCAGCTGCCATTCATAACGGGCATATGATCCGGCCAGAGCTTCTGCCGTACCTCAACCTGCATGAGTCAGAGAGGTTGAGAGAAGAAGATCCCTATACTACCCAGTGGCTGGAAATATCTGACAACACGATTAAGGTGCATAACTCACGCTTTGAGGTGGATGTCAATCGGCCCAGAGATAAAGCTGTGTATGCCAGACCAGAAGATAGCTGGGGGCTACATGTCTGGAAAGAAGAAGTGCCTGACGAGATCATGGAGAAATCCTTAAATATATATGACAACTTTTATCGTCAGATTGCCGATCATTTTGATCAGCTGCTACTCAAGCATGAGTGGCTGATTGTTTACGACTTCCATTCTTACAATTTCCGTAGAGAGGGGGTAGACCGTTATGCCAGTCCGGAAGAAAACCCGGAAATAAATATTGGAACGCGAAATATGGAGCGTCAGCTCTGGGGGCCGGTAGTAGACACCTTAATAGATTGTTTTCGCACCTACAACTTTGAAGGTCGCCATCTGGATGTAAGAGAAAATGTTAAATTTAAAGGAGGCTACTTTAGCCAGTGGATATATGAAAATTATGGGGAAAGGGTATGTCCTTTGGCTATAGAAGTGAAGAAGTTTTTTATGAACGAATGGACAGGGGAGGCTAATGAAGAGCAGCTTAAACACCTGAAAGAGCTGTTTATATCTTCTATGCTACCAGTGCGCAGAGCTGCCGAGAGTCTGTTTAAAGTAAGCACTGTATAA
- a CDS encoding substrate-binding domain-containing protein: MAKPVRLHVTGVPEHFNLPWHLAIEEGAFAEQGVEAVWQDAPGGTGAMMQQLENGEADIAIALTEGVVASIIKGVAAKIAQLFVQTPLSWGIHVAANSEFNTVEDFKGSRFAISRPTSGSHLMAFVLAQQSGWLTQKMSFVEVGGIEGARQALAKQEADAFMWEKLMTKPLVDSGEFRRVGEIDTPWPCFVAAVREDVLQSKSEALKHVFQVINTYAASFKQRENAQQLISDRFKLEQNDVSEWLQKTEWAQNAQVSTAMLDEVMHTLEAVGAISQKVPPEQLLVRF; this comes from the coding sequence ATGGCTAAGCCTGTTCGTTTGCATGTGACCGGAGTTCCTGAACATTTTAATTTACCCTGGCATCTGGCTATTGAGGAAGGTGCTTTTGCTGAGCAGGGCGTAGAAGCAGTTTGGCAGGATGCTCCCGGAGGTACCGGAGCTATGATGCAACAATTGGAAAATGGAGAAGCGGATATTGCTATTGCGCTTACTGAGGGGGTAGTTGCCAGTATAATTAAAGGAGTAGCAGCTAAGATTGCACAGCTATTTGTTCAGACACCTCTTAGTTGGGGTATACATGTAGCGGCCAACAGTGAGTTTAATACGGTAGAAGACTTTAAGGGAAGCCGTTTTGCCATTAGCCGACCTACTTCGGGCTCTCATTTAATGGCTTTTGTACTGGCCCAGCAAAGTGGCTGGCTTACCCAAAAAATGAGCTTTGTAGAGGTAGGTGGAATAGAGGGCGCACGACAGGCTTTAGCAAAACAGGAGGCTGATGCTTTTATGTGGGAGAAATTGATGACTAAACCCCTGGTAGATAGTGGGGAGTTCAGAAGGGTAGGAGAGATAGATACACCCTGGCCCTGTTTTGTGGCGGCTGTAAGAGAAGATGTACTTCAAAGTAAAAGTGAAGCTTTAAAGCATGTATTTCAGGTCATCAACACTTATGCTGCGAGCTTTAAGCAGAGAGAGAACGCGCAACAACTGATAAGCGATAGGTTCAAGCTTGAGCAAAATGATGTATCTGAATGGCTACAAAAGACAGAGTGGGCGCAAAATGCCCAGGTGTCTACTGCTATGCTGGATGAAGTAATGCATACACTTGAGGCAGTAGGTGCTATTTCACAAAAAGTACCTCCCGAACAACTGCTCGTTCGGTTCTGA
- a CDS encoding glutathione synthetase — MKIAFIINSIETERETYTTIYLALSAYKRGHEVYLISVGDLGYTSDGHMVARAKTVKEHNYKSSTTFLKDLRQAEDVNVSSVDLDVIFLRNNPADDLNERNWAQNAPYIFAQIALKDNVIVLNHPGSLSDAINKMYFQHFPEILRPKTIITRNPKEIHEFFGEQKEKMILKPLQGSGGTNVFMVDRKSKNNLNQIIEAISRDGYVIAQEYLPKAKEGDTRLFLMNGEPLHCNGKYAGLRRVNQPDEVRSNIHAGGQPQKADVTEEMLQLMQILRPKLIQDGMFLVGVDIVGDKLMEVNVFSPGGLSLMSQMYDADYGAEVIKAIEKKVYYKQTYDREVDNVTIATL; from the coding sequence ATGAAAATAGCATTCATCATTAATAGCATAGAAACAGAAAGAGAAACCTATACCACAATTTACCTGGCGCTATCTGCTTACAAAAGGGGGCACGAGGTGTACCTGATTAGCGTTGGCGACCTGGGCTATACATCTGATGGGCACATGGTAGCCCGGGCAAAGACAGTAAAAGAACATAACTATAAATCCTCTACTACTTTTTTAAAAGATTTAAGGCAGGCAGAGGATGTGAATGTTAGTTCCGTAGATCTGGATGTGATTTTTTTAAGAAATAACCCTGCCGATGATCTTAACGAAAGAAACTGGGCACAAAACGCGCCGTACATCTTTGCTCAAATAGCGCTTAAAGATAATGTAATTGTATTAAACCACCCTGGAAGTTTATCTGATGCGATCAATAAAATGTACTTTCAGCATTTTCCTGAAATCCTGAGACCCAAGACTATTATTACACGTAATCCGAAAGAAATACACGAGTTTTTCGGAGAACAGAAGGAAAAAATGATTCTGAAACCTCTTCAGGGCTCAGGGGGTACCAATGTGTTTATGGTAGATCGTAAATCTAAAAATAACCTTAACCAGATTATTGAAGCTATTAGCCGAGATGGTTATGTAATTGCTCAGGAGTACCTGCCTAAAGCCAAAGAAGGAGATACTCGCCTGTTCTTAATGAACGGCGAACCTCTGCACTGCAATGGTAAATATGCGGGCTTAAGGCGTGTTAATCAGCCTGATGAGGTTAGAAGTAATATACATGCGGGAGGTCAGCCCCAAAAAGCAGATGTCACTGAAGAAATGCTTCAGCTTATGCAAATTCTTCGCCCTAAACTAATACAGGATGGTATGTTTCTGGTAGGTGTAGATATTGTAGGAGATAAGTTGATGGAGGTGAATGTATTTAGCCCCGGGGGGCTGAGCTTAATGTCACAAATGTATGACGCGGATTATGGAGCTGAAGTCATTAAAGCTATAGAGAAAAAAGTGTACTACAAGCAGACTTACGATCGGGAAGTGGACAATGTAACCATTGCTACATTGTAA
- a CDS encoding YceI family protein — protein MKTIKLFASFVFATVVLASFTNPEKVTSYEVDAKDSKLIWTGRKVTGEHTGTIQIKDGNLEVDNNKLVGGQFFIDMTTIETTDLEGEYKTKLDGHLKSDDFFGIEQYPTAKFVITKAKVKKGNQYNITGDLTIKGITEEVSFPATVKVSDSEVVADATIVVDRSKYNVRYGSGSFFDDLGDKTIYDEFDLVVSLKANTAVGK, from the coding sequence ATGAAAACTATTAAACTTTTTGCTTCATTTGTATTTGCCACAGTTGTGCTAGCCTCATTTACTAATCCTGAAAAAGTTACTTCTTATGAAGTAGACGCAAAGGATAGCAAGCTGATATGGACCGGACGTAAAGTTACTGGCGAACATACTGGAACTATTCAGATTAAGGACGGAAACCTGGAAGTAGATAATAATAAACTTGTAGGTGGACAGTTTTTTATAGACATGACTACTATAGAAACTACTGACCTTGAAGGCGAGTATAAAACGAAACTGGATGGGCACCTTAAGTCTGACGACTTTTTTGGCATTGAGCAGTACCCTACTGCCAAATTTGTTATTACTAAAGCAAAAGTTAAAAAAGGAAATCAGTACAATATTACAGGAGATTTGACAATTAAAGGAATCACTGAAGAAGTAAGCTTTCCTGCTACTGTAAAAGTAAGCGACAGCGAAGTAGTTGCTGACGCAACTATCGTAGTGGACCGTTCAAAATATAATGTACGTTATGGCTCTGGTAGCTTTTTTGATGACCTGGGCGACAAAACAATCTACGACGAATTTGATTTGGTAGTAAGCCTTAAAGCTAATACTGCCGTAGGTAAATAA
- the modA gene encoding molybdate ABC transporter substrate-binding protein, translating to MMKSKPLCLSLLITLVSLFTVHSQSFAQEEAIRLAVAANLLSPMQQLKEKYESQYQNKLILIPGSSGKLTAQIMNGAPYDIFLSADMMYPNKLLKEGYGKGKVEIFTKGKLVFWSKKEIDKPLKDWLNQSHVKSVAIARPELAPYGRRARGWLQENKLWGKIKGQIIYGESIGQVNQYIRSGAVDAAFTAVSARHAPELRNRGHWMEIENSTSATECLNHGLLVLQQAKASQAGIQHFLLFLRSEDAQQLLQNFGYEKVN from the coding sequence ATGATGAAGTCCAAACCATTATGTCTATCTCTACTAATTACTTTAGTCTCTTTGTTTACTGTTCACTCACAGTCTTTTGCACAAGAGGAAGCCATCAGACTGGCAGTTGCCGCCAACCTGCTTTCTCCTATGCAGCAACTAAAGGAAAAGTATGAGTCGCAATATCAAAATAAGTTGATACTTATACCTGGTTCGTCGGGCAAGCTGACAGCACAAATTATGAATGGCGCACCATACGATATCTTTTTATCAGCGGATATGATGTACCCGAACAAACTGCTAAAAGAAGGGTACGGAAAAGGGAAGGTAGAAATTTTTACAAAAGGAAAACTCGTCTTCTGGAGTAAAAAAGAAATTGACAAACCGCTTAAAGACTGGCTAAACCAAAGTCATGTTAAATCGGTAGCTATCGCCCGGCCTGAATTAGCCCCTTACGGCAGACGGGCCAGGGGCTGGTTGCAGGAAAATAAGCTTTGGGGCAAAATTAAAGGGCAGATAATATATGGAGAAAGTATAGGTCAGGTCAACCAATATATACGTTCGGGTGCGGTAGATGCTGCATTTACTGCTGTATCTGCAAGACATGCCCCGGAGCTCAGAAACAGAGGACATTGGATGGAGATAGAAAATAGCACTTCTGCCACAGAGTGTTTAAACCACGGTTTACTTGTGTTACAACAGGCCAAAGCCAGCCAGGCTGGAATACAGCACTTTCTTTTATTCTTACGCTCCGAGGATGCACAACAGCTATTACAAAATTTTGGCTACGAGAAAGTGAACTGA
- the modB gene encoding molybdate ABC transporter permease subunit encodes MSELLQPFVLSLELAGITTVLLFLLAIPLVYLIYFAQSAIKPLLKAVVSMPLVLPPTVLGYYLLIILRPEGWLGKLSDQLFDLRLVFSFPGLVIGSLIFSLPFMVNPILSAIENLPASYKEAAYTLGKSRWNTLWHVFLPNVRSSVIVGLVMTFAHTIGEFGVILMIGGNIPEETRVASIAIYNEVEMLNFDNANIYATILLLFSFVVLFCVYFYQNRRVEGVI; translated from the coding sequence ATGTCGGAGCTTCTACAACCCTTCGTACTTAGTCTGGAATTAGCTGGTATTACTACCGTTCTACTTTTTTTGCTAGCTATCCCACTGGTGTATTTAATTTACTTTGCCCAATCAGCAATTAAGCCTTTGTTAAAAGCAGTAGTAAGTATGCCGTTGGTACTCCCCCCTACTGTCTTGGGCTACTACCTTCTCATTATACTTAGACCGGAAGGCTGGTTAGGAAAACTTAGCGATCAACTGTTTGACCTCCGGCTGGTATTTAGCTTTCCCGGACTGGTCATTGGCTCATTGATTTTCAGTTTACCCTTTATGGTTAACCCAATTTTATCCGCCATAGAAAACCTTCCAGCTTCCTACAAAGAAGCTGCCTATACACTCGGTAAATCTCGCTGGAATACGCTATGGCATGTTTTTCTACCCAATGTCAGGTCATCTGTTATTGTTGGCCTGGTAATGACTTTTGCCCATACCATAGGCGAATTTGGTGTTATACTTATGATTGGGGGAAATATACCGGAAGAGACCAGAGTAGCGTCTATTGCTATCTACAACGAAGTAGAAATGCTGAACTTTGACAATGCAAACATCTATGCAACTATACTATTGCTATTCTCTTTCGTAGTTTTATTCTGTGTATACTTTTATCAAAACCGAAGAGTGGAGGGGGTAATATGA
- a CDS encoding ATP-binding cassette domain-containing protein: MIKVRLEKKLLGSEGKLALDVQFEMPEHSIWALMGPSGAGKTSILKMLAGLMPPDRGIIEVDGELWYSSTHHTWLKPQQRSIGFVFQDYALFPNMSVGRNLSYALPANSSRDLVGEVLALMELDKLAKQYPQKLSGGQQQRVALARAIIRQPQLLLLDEPFAALDKYMREKLQKDILALHQRFKTTMLLVSHDAMEVARMAEQVLILKDAKVVQQCKPHETLAVVADGKFKGEVIEINTQENFFIMQDERLSGLLKFPLPLSYAFSMGDRIQVNAGQIVVQAD, from the coding sequence ATGATTAAAGTCAGGCTGGAGAAAAAACTTTTGGGAAGCGAAGGAAAATTAGCGCTCGATGTGCAGTTTGAAATGCCTGAACATAGCATCTGGGCACTGATGGGCCCTTCAGGAGCAGGTAAAACCAGTATCCTCAAAATGCTGGCGGGCCTTATGCCCCCGGACCGGGGTATTATAGAAGTTGATGGAGAACTATGGTATAGCAGCACCCACCATACATGGCTAAAGCCTCAGCAGCGTAGTATCGGGTTTGTTTTTCAGGACTATGCGCTCTTTCCAAATATGAGCGTAGGTCGTAACCTGAGCTATGCCCTACCCGCTAACTCTTCTCGCGATTTGGTAGGTGAAGTACTGGCCCTTATGGAGCTGGATAAGCTAGCGAAGCAATACCCACAAAAGCTTTCCGGAGGACAGCAACAGCGTGTCGCTTTGGCTCGGGCCATTATACGGCAACCGCAGCTTTTGCTTTTAGACGAGCCTTTTGCTGCCCTGGATAAGTATATGCGCGAAAAGCTTCAGAAAGATATTCTTGCACTTCACCAGAGGTTCAAAACTACAATGCTGTTGGTAAGTCATGATGCTATGGAAGTAGCCCGTATGGCAGAGCAGGTGCTAATTCTGAAAGATGCCAAGGTAGTTCAACAATGTAAGCCCCATGAAACCTTAGCCGTAGTGGCTGATGGTAAATTTAAAGGCGAAGTAATAGAAATAAATACACAGGAAAATTTTTTTATTATGCAGGACGAAAGGCTGAGTGGACTGTTAAAATTTCCTTTACCTCTATCTTACGCCTTTAGTATGGGGGATCGCATTCAGGTTAATGCCGGGCAAATTGTCGTACAGGCTGACTAA
- a CDS encoding histidine kinase dimerization/phosphoacceptor domain -containing protein gives MSESPSSGSTTSKSNDFEAQMQKQTAFQFIENIKQHLSDGYCVTDQNGIIVDFNEIFCHTFGYKREELLDKSFIELLPAEMRAYAIMLHHEYLDGQSDENAAEWTFQHKEGHPLQLRSITSRIVSSQDKRYKMEILVPMPPHQATDLEEHIKKMQHQFKNTLHEISGLLHLQSVQLQSEAKEVVTNSQKRVLAIAIAFELLYKGEEPDSIDLEEYLPKLLGQLQINSKLTFEQESIFWQANRAYALGIVLVECFNSIKEELLANQKIKIIAKQEADEFVLELKVKNMPNTQFPAFSKQLINALGRQLQADVKIGESAQNILSLRCPL, from the coding sequence ATGAGCGAGTCTCCTTCTTCAGGTTCCACAACCTCAAAGTCCAACGACTTTGAAGCACAAATGCAAAAGCAAACAGCATTTCAGTTTATTGAAAATATCAAACAACATCTAAGTGATGGCTACTGCGTCACCGATCAAAACGGTATAATCGTAGATTTCAACGAAATTTTCTGTCATACTTTCGGCTATAAGAGAGAGGAACTGCTTGATAAAAGCTTTATAGAACTGCTTCCGGCAGAAATGAGAGCTTATGCCATTATGTTGCATCATGAGTACCTGGACGGACAGTCTGATGAAAATGCGGCTGAATGGACTTTCCAACACAAAGAAGGTCACCCCCTTCAACTCCGTTCTATTACTTCTCGCATTGTTTCTTCTCAGGATAAGCGCTACAAAATGGAGATTCTGGTGCCTATGCCTCCTCATCAGGCTACAGACCTGGAAGAGCACATTAAAAAGATGCAGCACCAGTTTAAAAATACCCTGCACGAAATAAGTGGCCTTCTGCATCTACAATCTGTTCAGCTACAGTCAGAAGCCAAAGAAGTAGTTACCAACTCTCAGAAGCGTGTGCTGGCCATTGCAATCGCTTTTGAGCTTTTATACAAAGGTGAAGAGCCTGACTCTATTGATCTGGAAGAGTATCTACCTAAACTTTTAGGTCAGTTACAGATTAACTCTAAACTTACTTTTGAGCAGGAGAGTATTTTCTGGCAAGCTAACAGGGCTTATGCATTGGGTATAGTTCTGGTAGAATGCTTTAATAGTATTAAAGAGGAATTGCTGGCTAATCAGAAGATAAAAATAATTGCCAAGCAGGAGGCAGATGAGTTTGTGCTTGAGCTTAAGGTAAAAAATATGCCTAACACACAGTTTCCAGCTTTTAGTAAGCAGTTAATTAATGCGTTAGGCAGACAATTGCAGGCAGATGTAAAGATTGGAGAATCAGCTCAAAATATATTGAGCTTGCGATGTCCTTTATGA
- a CDS encoding flavohemoglobin expression-modulating QEGLA motif protein, producing MLSKAFIASVCRSMERGKSINRRLPKGGKLVIDKPLPYVCVYRYTDQADPYLSGLLKTQGAYIIAHAELDIEHLLYQLSATAAHKFHAFMLLELWLAPEDEIDTFKIYSPADRSPATIKALKQGFDEIEALYTPLQVAIFNTIDRHPPGMSPLLSLEKSKEVGTLQIGIEVPLIYKDEKGNLYALLYRKVRRKIGQVLKKAAYEFIRVQTSNTFEHYLVLGKTQLTQLVRSVDKQLAEVSEKMNFLLRVSPVNQTVEFENFKKHNYAKEPEFNYRLISLDPEEEKRKLFNLQLENIEDPTLAFLFRDKRNELEKQLMMLEERESASFLPLSNSLYGTLGKELIGAAHEILLDVEDDYSEQQELLGPQEFKALAETELSLYHQQFPDVVLGVEVRKDISGIMVSKGKLLIAEDFSVEASRAKALIQHEVGTHILTYCNGKHQPFKLFYAGLAGYDPLQEGLAVLSEYLVGGLTASRLKILAIRVVAVDALCEGADFIETYRLLTQNYNYPEKAAFNICTRVHRGGGLTKDAAYLKGLLQLMNYLRQGGAIEPLYGGKFAATHIPYVKELMHRRVLRAPFLPSFLTGKAAKARLASVREGLPVTKLISHENSIHH from the coding sequence ATGCTAAGCAAAGCTTTTATAGCATCTGTCTGCCGATCTATGGAGAGGGGTAAAAGTATTAACCGACGCTTGCCAAAAGGAGGGAAGTTGGTTATAGATAAGCCCTTGCCGTATGTCTGTGTATATCGCTATACAGACCAGGCGGATCCCTATCTTTCCGGGTTGCTCAAAACGCAGGGTGCTTACATTATTGCTCATGCTGAACTGGATATAGAGCACTTACTCTATCAATTATCTGCTACTGCCGCTCATAAGTTTCATGCTTTTATGCTTCTGGAACTATGGTTAGCCCCTGAAGATGAAATTGATACATTTAAAATATATTCCCCCGCTGACCGCTCACCAGCTACCATTAAAGCTCTAAAGCAGGGGTTTGACGAAATAGAAGCGCTATATACACCGCTACAGGTAGCTATCTTTAATACGATAGACCGCCATCCACCGGGCATGAGTCCTTTACTTTCTTTGGAGAAATCTAAAGAAGTAGGGACCCTGCAAATTGGTATAGAAGTACCTCTCATCTATAAAGACGAAAAAGGAAATCTTTATGCATTACTCTACCGGAAAGTAAGGCGAAAAATAGGACAAGTACTAAAAAAAGCCGCTTATGAGTTTATAAGGGTACAAACCTCTAACACTTTTGAGCACTACCTTGTGCTTGGCAAAACTCAGCTTACGCAGCTGGTACGTTCTGTAGATAAACAGCTCGCTGAAGTAAGCGAAAAAATGAACTTCCTGCTTAGGGTAAGTCCGGTTAACCAGACTGTAGAGTTTGAAAACTTCAAAAAACATAATTATGCTAAAGAACCGGAGTTTAATTATCGCCTCATCTCATTAGATCCGGAAGAGGAAAAGCGTAAATTATTTAATCTACAGCTGGAAAATATAGAAGATCCTACACTGGCCTTTTTGTTCAGAGATAAAAGAAACGAGCTGGAAAAGCAGTTGATGATGTTGGAAGAGAGAGAGTCTGCCAGTTTTTTGCCATTAAGTAACAGTTTGTATGGTACACTGGGTAAAGAGCTTATAGGAGCTGCCCACGAGATATTACTAGATGTAGAAGATGATTACTCAGAACAGCAAGAGCTACTTGGCCCTCAGGAGTTTAAAGCTTTGGCAGAGACAGAGCTGTCACTTTATCATCAGCAATTCCCTGATGTAGTTTTGGGAGTAGAGGTGAGAAAAGATATTAGCGGGATCATGGTTTCTAAAGGTAAGCTTTTGATTGCCGAAGATTTTAGTGTAGAAGCTTCACGCGCTAAAGCCTTAATTCAGCATGAAGTAGGTACCCATATTCTTACATACTGTAATGGAAAACATCAGCCATTTAAACTGTTTTACGCTGGTCTGGCAGGTTATGATCCTTTGCAGGAGGGCCTGGCTGTACTTTCAGAGTACTTGGTTGGTGGACTTACTGCATCTCGTCTCAAAATTCTGGCCATTAGGGTAGTGGCTGTTGACGCATTGTGTGAAGGTGCAGATTTTATAGAAACATACCGACTGCTTACCCAAAATTACAATTACCCTGAAAAAGCAGCCTTTAATATTTGTACCCGAGTACATAGAGGAGGAGGACTCACTAAAGATGCAGCATACCTGAAAGGACTATTACAACTAATGAATTATCTGCGACAGGGTGGAGCGATAGAACCACTTTACGGAGGCAAGTTCGCTGCTACTCACATTCCATATGTTAAAGAGCTGATGCATCGCAGAGTGCTCAGAGCTCCTTTTTTGCCTTCATTCCTTACTGGTAAAGCTGCGAAAGCACGTTTGGCCAGCGTGAGGGAAGGTTTACCAGTAACCAAACTAATTAGCCATGAAAATAGCATTCATCATTAA